The following proteins are encoded in a genomic region of Mycolicibacterium confluentis:
- a CDS encoding glutamate-5-semialdehyde dehydrogenase, producing MNLQAATLPDAATDLRAQVHDAARRARVAARTLATLTTTVKDRALHAAADAVLAAADDILKANALDLEAARAAGTAEAMLDRLALNPQRIDGIAAGLRQVAGLPDPIGEVLRGRTLPNGLQLRQQRVPLGVVGIVYEGRPNVTVDAFGLTLKSGNAVLLRGSSSAAHSNAALVAVLRAAVTAEGLPADAVQLLPSVDRSSVTHLIQARGLVDVVIPRGGAGLIDAVVRDATVPTIETGVGNCHVYVHTAADLDVAERILLNSKTRRPSVCNAAETLLVDAGIASTALPRLTAALVDAGVTLHTDPSEDELRAEFLSMDIAVAVVDGIDAAIAHVNEYGTGHTEAIVTTDLAAAQRFTERVDAAAVMVNAATSFTDGEQFGFGAEIGISTQKLHARGPMGLPELTSTKWIVWGDGHTRPA from the coding sequence ATGAATCTGCAAGCAGCGACGCTTCCGGATGCCGCCACCGATCTTCGGGCTCAGGTGCATGACGCCGCCCGCCGCGCGCGGGTCGCCGCGCGCACCTTGGCCACCCTGACCACGACCGTCAAGGACCGTGCGCTGCACGCCGCGGCCGACGCCGTCCTGGCCGCGGCCGACGACATCCTGAAGGCCAACGCACTCGATCTTGAGGCCGCGCGCGCCGCGGGCACGGCCGAGGCGATGCTCGACCGGTTGGCACTCAACCCTCAGCGCATCGACGGCATCGCCGCCGGCCTTCGCCAGGTCGCCGGCCTGCCCGATCCGATCGGCGAGGTGCTCCGTGGCCGCACCCTGCCCAACGGCCTGCAACTGCGGCAGCAGCGCGTCCCCCTCGGTGTCGTCGGCATCGTCTACGAGGGCCGCCCCAACGTCACGGTGGACGCGTTCGGGCTCACCCTGAAGTCGGGCAATGCGGTGCTGCTGCGCGGCAGTTCGTCGGCCGCGCATTCGAATGCGGCCCTGGTGGCCGTGCTGCGCGCCGCCGTGACCGCGGAGGGCCTGCCCGCGGACGCCGTCCAACTGCTGCCCAGCGTCGACCGCTCCAGTGTCACCCACCTGATCCAGGCGCGTGGTCTGGTCGACGTCGTGATCCCGCGCGGTGGCGCGGGCCTGATCGACGCCGTGGTGCGCGATGCCACGGTGCCCACGATCGAGACGGGCGTCGGCAACTGCCACGTCTACGTCCACACGGCTGCGGATCTCGATGTGGCCGAACGGATTCTGTTGAACTCCAAGACCCGGCGGCCCAGCGTGTGCAATGCGGCCGAGACGCTGTTGGTGGACGCGGGCATCGCGTCCACGGCGTTGCCGCGCCTGACCGCCGCACTGGTGGACGCGGGCGTGACCCTGCACACCGATCCCAGCGAGGACGAACTGCGGGCCGAGTTCCTGTCGATGGACATCGCGGTGGCCGTGGTGGACGGAATCGACGCCGCGATCGCGCACGTCAACGAGTACGGCACCGGCCACACCGAAGCCATCGTGACCACCGATCTGGCTGCGGCGCAACGGTTCACCGAGCGCGTCGACGCTGCCGCCGTGATGGTGAACGCCGCGACCTCCTTCACCGACGGTGAACAGTTCGGGTTTGGCGCGGAGATCGGCATCTCGACCCAGAAACTCCACGCCCGCGGTCCGATGGGGCTGCCCGAATTGACCTCGACCAAGTGGATCGTCTGGGGAGACGGCCACACCCGGCCTGCCTAG
- a CDS encoding FGGY family carbohydrate kinase, with protein MTYLLAIDQGTSGTKAVVADEFGRTLAVAEVTLRPDYLPGGGVEQDPRALLDSVVTAGRRALAEAGVPVAAVALANQGETVLAWDRHTGEPLTPAIVWQDRRAESLCAARADSAAQVAARTGLVLDPYFSAPKMTWIRDNLTRDGVVTTSDTWLLHQLCGAFVTDVSTASRSLLTDLDSGRWDNDLLELFGFGGEQLPEIVDCDQIIGHTEVFGGRLPVAGIIVDQQAALLAESCLEPGSAKCTFGTGAFLLAQLGSHATRSSAGLTTSVAWGLRGQRSYCVDGQVYTAASAVRWAIDLGLVSGAEQLDAVAADSSDGVLCVPALAGLAAPWWDPKATASFTGMTLSSGRKHLVRALLEGIAAQVAALADAVTADMGQPLTRLRVDGGLTRSAVLMQAQADLARIPVDIYPSLHATALGAAACARLALDDSLSVAEAVGSWTPQHTYQPQWSDAQAQDYLARWTHSAAATQSPTPPAHDNPEHNP; from the coding sequence ATGACCTACCTGCTGGCCATCGATCAGGGCACTTCGGGTACGAAGGCCGTCGTCGCCGACGAGTTCGGACGGACGTTGGCCGTCGCCGAAGTCACCCTGCGGCCGGATTACCTGCCGGGCGGCGGAGTCGAACAGGACCCCAGGGCGCTGTTGGACTCCGTCGTCACCGCAGGCCGCCGGGCACTCGCCGAGGCGGGCGTGCCGGTGGCCGCGGTGGCTCTGGCCAACCAGGGCGAGACCGTTCTGGCGTGGGACCGCCACACCGGAGAACCCCTGACCCCCGCCATCGTCTGGCAGGACCGCCGCGCCGAATCCCTGTGCGCCGCAAGGGCTGATTCGGCCGCACAGGTGGCCGCCCGCACCGGGCTGGTGCTCGACCCGTACTTCTCGGCCCCGAAGATGACGTGGATCAGGGACAACCTGACCCGCGACGGCGTGGTGACGACCTCCGACACGTGGCTGCTGCACCAGCTGTGCGGCGCGTTCGTCACCGACGTCTCGACCGCGAGCCGGTCACTGCTGACGGATCTGGACTCCGGCCGGTGGGACAACGACCTGCTCGAACTGTTCGGGTTCGGTGGCGAGCAGCTGCCCGAGATCGTCGACTGCGACCAGATCATCGGTCACACCGAGGTTTTCGGTGGCCGCCTCCCGGTCGCCGGAATCATCGTCGATCAGCAGGCGGCGCTGTTGGCGGAGTCCTGCCTCGAGCCGGGCTCGGCCAAATGCACGTTCGGCACGGGCGCGTTCCTGCTGGCACAACTCGGCTCCCACGCCACCCGCTCCTCGGCGGGGCTGACCACATCCGTGGCCTGGGGCCTGCGCGGGCAGCGGTCCTACTGCGTCGACGGACAGGTCTACACCGCGGCATCGGCCGTGCGCTGGGCGATCGACCTGGGACTCGTCTCGGGCGCCGAGCAACTGGATGCTGTCGCCGCCGACTCCAGCGACGGCGTGCTGTGTGTCCCCGCCCTGGCTGGTCTGGCCGCCCCCTGGTGGGACCCGAAGGCCACCGCCTCGTTCACCGGCATGACGCTGTCCAGCGGACGTAAGCACCTCGTGCGCGCGCTGTTGGAAGGCATCGCCGCGCAGGTCGCCGCGCTGGCCGACGCGGTGACCGCCGACATGGGTCAACCCCTGACCCGGTTGCGGGTCGACGGCGGGCTGACCCGCTCGGCGGTGCTCATGCAGGCGCAGGCGGATCTGGCCCGCATCCCGGTCGACATCTACCCGTCACTGCACGCCACTGCCCTGGGCGCCGCGGCGTGCGCACGGTTGGCCCTGGACGACTCACTGAGCGTCGCCGAGGCGGTCGGGTCGTGGACCCCGCAGCACACCTATCAACCCCAGTGGTCTGACGCGCAGGCGCAGGACTACCTCGCGCGCTGGACCCACAGCGCCGCGGCGACCCAGTCCCCCACCCCGCCAGCCCACGACAACCCGGAGCACAACCCCTGA
- a CDS encoding NAD(P)/FAD-dependent oxidoreductase: protein MDRNVAVAVIGGGPAGLTAATELSRRVPGDVLVIEREAQTGGIPRHSDHLGYGIRDLHRFISGPDYARRLTDMAQDAGALLATETMVTGWDGDRTLRLTSPSGVQTVTADAVVLATGARERPRSARMIPGDRAEGVLTTGQLQNLVHLHHAEVGSRALVIGAELVSWSAVVTLREAGCACVGMVTPYPRAEAYAAFRAPGRAMLKGPVLTRSRLVSLHGKGRVHHAVVENLDTGERRTVECDTVVFTGDWIPDHELARSAGLAMDAATRGPLVDARLATSRAGVFAAGNLLHPVDTADGAALDGRHVADSVCAYLRDPAQRERPAVRVRAAAPFRWVAPQLVTADGAVAPRGDLLLWVDEYRRLPKLRAAQDGRIIGTARTAWPAAPGRVYRAPWSLVAKADPTGGDVTISFA, encoded by the coding sequence ATGGACAGAAATGTGGCCGTCGCGGTCATCGGCGGTGGGCCCGCCGGCCTGACGGCAGCCACCGAACTCTCCCGCAGGGTCCCCGGCGACGTCCTGGTGATCGAGCGGGAGGCACAGACCGGCGGAATCCCCCGCCACAGTGACCATCTCGGCTACGGCATCCGGGATCTGCACCGCTTCATCTCAGGACCCGACTACGCCCGTCGGCTCACCGACATGGCGCAGGACGCGGGTGCGCTGTTGGCAACCGAGACCATGGTCACCGGATGGGACGGCGATCGGACGCTGCGGCTCACCTCGCCGAGCGGCGTGCAGACCGTGACGGCTGATGCCGTCGTCCTGGCCACCGGTGCCCGCGAGCGGCCACGGTCCGCCCGGATGATCCCCGGCGACCGCGCCGAGGGCGTGCTGACGACCGGCCAACTGCAGAATCTGGTGCATCTGCATCACGCCGAGGTCGGCTCGCGGGCCCTGGTCATCGGTGCCGAACTGGTCAGCTGGTCGGCGGTGGTGACCCTGCGCGAGGCCGGGTGCGCCTGCGTCGGAATGGTGACGCCCTACCCGCGGGCCGAAGCCTACGCGGCGTTCCGGGCGCCCGGGCGCGCGATGCTGAAGGGACCCGTGCTGACCCGCAGTCGGCTGGTGTCACTGCACGGCAAGGGCCGCGTGCACCATGCGGTGGTCGAGAACCTCGACACCGGTGAGCGCCGCACCGTCGAATGCGACACCGTCGTCTTCACCGGCGACTGGATCCCCGACCACGAGTTGGCCCGATCCGCCGGCCTGGCGATGGACGCCGCAACCCGCGGCCCACTGGTCGACGCGCGCCTGGCCACCAGCAGGGCGGGCGTGTTCGCCGCGGGCAACCTGCTGCATCCGGTGGACACCGCGGACGGGGCGGCCCTGGACGGCCGGCATGTCGCGGACTCGGTGTGCGCATACCTTCGCGACCCCGCGCAGCGCGAGCGCCCCGCCGTGCGCGTCCGGGCTGCCGCGCCATTCCGTTGGGTCGCACCGCAACTCGTCACCGCCGACGGTGCGGTGGCCCCGCGTGGCGATCTGCTGCTGTGGGTCGACGAGTACCGTCGCCTGCCGAAACTGCGCGCCGCCCAGGACGGGCGCATCATCGGCACCGCACGCACAGCGTGGCCTGCCGCCCCGGGCCGGGTCTATCGGGCGCCGTGGTCGCTGGTGGCGAAAGCCGACCCGACGGGCGGCGACGTCACGATCAGCTTCGCCTGA
- a CDS encoding AAA family ATPase — MENPATPAKPAPLFTDIDDVARRLTETGYLPDTATATAVFLADRLGKPLLVEGPAGVGKTELARAVAQTTGAELVRLQCYEGVDEARALYEWNHAKQILRIQSGSGDWDQTKMDVFSEEFLLSRPLLTAIRRTEPTVLLIDETDKADIEIEGLLLEVLSDFAVTVPELGTITAERKPFVVLTSNATRELSEALKRRCLFLHIDFPDPDLERRILLSRVPELPEKLAEELVRIIGVLRGMQLKKLPSVAETIDWGRTILALGMDTIDDATIAATLGVVLKHQSDQTKASGELRLN, encoded by the coding sequence TTGGAGAACCCTGCCACCCCGGCCAAACCCGCGCCCCTGTTCACCGACATCGACGATGTCGCGCGCAGGCTCACCGAGACCGGGTACCTGCCTGACACCGCCACGGCCACCGCGGTGTTCCTCGCCGACCGGTTGGGCAAGCCGCTTCTGGTCGAGGGCCCTGCCGGTGTCGGCAAGACCGAATTGGCCCGCGCGGTCGCACAGACCACCGGAGCCGAACTGGTGCGCCTGCAGTGCTACGAGGGTGTCGACGAGGCCCGCGCGCTGTACGAGTGGAACCACGCCAAGCAGATTCTGCGCATCCAATCCGGTTCGGGCGACTGGGATCAGACCAAGATGGACGTGTTCAGCGAGGAGTTCCTGCTGTCGCGTCCGCTGTTGACCGCGATCCGCCGCACTGAACCCACCGTGCTGCTCATCGACGAGACCGACAAGGCCGACATCGAGATCGAGGGCCTGCTGCTGGAGGTGCTCTCCGACTTCGCGGTCACCGTGCCCGAACTCGGCACCATCACGGCCGAACGCAAGCCCTTCGTGGTGCTGACGTCCAATGCCACGCGTGAACTGTCCGAGGCGCTCAAGCGGCGTTGCCTGTTCCTGCACATCGACTTCCCCGACCCCGATCTGGAGCGCCGAATCCTGCTGTCGCGGGTGCCGGAACTGCCGGAGAAGCTGGCCGAGGAACTCGTCCGGATCATCGGTGTGCTGCGCGGAATGCAGCTCAAGAAGCTGCCCTCGGTGGCCGAGACCATCGACTGGGGGCGCACGATCCTGGCCCTGGGCATGGACACCATCGACGACGCCACCATCGCGGCCACGCTCGGCGTGGTGCTCAAACATCAGTCCGATCAGACCAAGGCGAGCGGGGAGCTGAGGCTCAACTGA
- a CDS encoding NAD(P)/FAD-dependent oxidoreductase produces MSTPDDVSDVIVVGGGIVGAAIARALAATSLSVTLAEARQDIGDGTSKANTAILHTGFDATPGTLESRLVARGYEMLGEYAEQTGIALERTGAMLVAWTDEERDALPGLKDKAERNGYHRCEIVDVDEVYRRVPDLGPGALAGLTVPDESIICTWSTNLALATDAVRRGARLVRNARVTAVHTDADGTTLTTSAGELRGRWVINAAGLGADHLDKAFGHDRFTVTPRRGELLVFDKLSRPMVPCIVLAVPSSRGKGVLVSPTIYGNVMVGPTSENLKDRGATGTSEEGFDFLTTKGRALMPTLFEEEVTASYAGLRAAIDRDDYLIDVDESQHYLLVGGIRSTGLTAGMAIAEYVVGLLGEVGVDVTERTDLPDPVQVPNLGEAGVRPYQDAARIAADPEYGRIVCFCERVSAGEIRDTFTTPIPPADLSGLRRRTRVMNGRCQGFYCGAHTRELLAANDNGGDDE; encoded by the coding sequence ATGAGCACACCAGACGATGTCAGCGACGTCATCGTGGTGGGAGGTGGAATCGTCGGCGCCGCGATCGCGCGTGCACTGGCGGCCACGTCCCTGTCGGTGACCCTGGCCGAAGCCCGCCAGGACATCGGCGACGGCACCAGCAAGGCCAACACCGCCATCCTGCACACCGGATTCGATGCCACCCCAGGCACATTGGAGTCACGCCTGGTGGCCCGCGGCTACGAGATGCTCGGCGAGTACGCCGAGCAGACGGGCATCGCACTTGAACGCACCGGCGCGATGCTGGTCGCCTGGACCGACGAGGAGCGCGACGCACTTCCCGGACTGAAGGACAAGGCCGAGCGCAACGGCTACCACCGATGCGAGATCGTCGACGTCGACGAGGTGTACCGGCGGGTGCCCGATCTGGGTCCCGGCGCGCTGGCGGGTCTGACGGTGCCGGACGAGTCCATCATCTGCACGTGGTCGACCAACCTGGCACTGGCCACCGATGCCGTGCGCCGCGGCGCCCGCCTGGTCCGCAACGCCCGCGTGACGGCCGTGCACACCGACGCCGACGGCACGACGCTGACGACCTCGGCGGGCGAACTCCGTGGCCGCTGGGTGATCAACGCCGCCGGCCTCGGTGCCGACCACCTCGACAAGGCGTTCGGCCACGACCGCTTCACCGTCACGCCCCGGCGCGGTGAACTCCTGGTGTTCGACAAGCTTTCTCGCCCGATGGTGCCGTGCATCGTGCTCGCCGTGCCGTCCTCGCGAGGCAAGGGCGTTCTGGTCAGTCCCACCATCTACGGCAACGTCATGGTGGGTCCGACGTCGGAGAACCTGAAAGACCGTGGCGCCACCGGCACATCGGAGGAGGGTTTCGACTTCCTCACGACCAAGGGGCGGGCACTGATGCCCACGCTGTTCGAGGAGGAGGTCACCGCCAGCTACGCGGGACTGCGCGCGGCGATCGACCGCGACGACTACCTGATCGACGTCGACGAGAGCCAGCATTATCTGCTGGTCGGCGGGATCCGCTCGACGGGTCTGACCGCGGGCATGGCGATCGCCGAGTATGTCGTCGGACTGCTCGGTGAGGTGGGAGTCGACGTCACCGAGCGCACCGATCTGCCCGACCCGGTGCAGGTGCCCAACCTCGGCGAGGCCGGTGTGCGCCCCTACCAGGACGCGGCACGTATCGCGGCGGACCCCGAGTACGGCCGCATCGTGTGCTTCTGCGAGCGGGTCAGCGCGGGCGAGATCCGGGACACCTTCACCACCCCGATTCCCCCGGCGGATCTCAGCGGACTGCGGCGACGCACCCGAGTCATGAATGGACGCTGCCAGGGCTTCTACTGCGGTGCGCACACCCGAGAACTGTTGGCCGCCAACGACAACGGCGGAGATGACGAGTGA
- a CDS encoding PfkB family carbohydrate kinase has protein sequence MARVCVVGSVNFDTVYGVPDLPQPGQTVLAATTAVGPGGKGANQAVAAARAGADVDLVAAVGEDVAAHMLRAHLEANGVGLDGVVALPVPSGAAVILVDQDSAENVIVVAPGANAHLTLDSQRVRDIVADCDVLLVQLEIPVDTALAAARQARRAGAIAMLNASPPGTDTASLADLAREVDVVVVNETEAARWEWEVPHLVTTLGARGAVYAGIDGQFEVSAPSVEAVDTSGAGDVFAGVLAAGWAGDRRHALRRACAAGALATLLPGAGDCAPTDEAIEDVLAFGP, from the coding sequence GTGGCTCGGGTATGTGTGGTGGGCAGCGTGAATTTCGACACGGTTTACGGCGTGCCGGACCTGCCCCAACCCGGTCAGACGGTGTTGGCTGCGACGACGGCCGTCGGCCCCGGCGGCAAGGGCGCGAATCAGGCTGTGGCGGCGGCCCGCGCGGGCGCTGACGTGGACCTCGTGGCGGCCGTGGGCGAGGACGTCGCCGCGCACATGCTGCGAGCCCATCTGGAAGCCAACGGCGTCGGTCTCGACGGGGTTGTGGCGCTTCCGGTGCCCAGCGGGGCCGCGGTGATCCTCGTCGACCAGGACAGCGCCGAGAACGTCATCGTGGTGGCACCTGGCGCCAACGCTCACCTGACGCTGGACTCCCAGCGTGTCCGCGACATCGTCGCCGATTGCGACGTGCTGCTGGTCCAGTTGGAGATACCGGTCGACACCGCGCTGGCAGCGGCGCGCCAGGCCCGCCGCGCGGGCGCAATCGCGATGCTCAATGCCTCTCCCCCAGGCACCGACACCGCAAGCCTGGCGGATCTGGCCCGCGAGGTGGACGTCGTCGTGGTCAACGAGACCGAAGCCGCGCGATGGGAGTGGGAGGTTCCGCACCTGGTGACGACCCTCGGGGCGCGCGGCGCGGTCTACGCCGGCATCGACGGGCAGTTCGAGGTGTCCGCCCCCTCGGTGGAGGCCGTCGACACCAGCGGCGCCGGTGACGTGTTCGCCGGTGTCCTGGCCGCGGGCTGGGCCGGCGACCGTCGGCATGCGCTGCGGCGCGCGTGCGCGGCGGGAGCGCTGGCGACCCTGCTGCCCGGCGCGGGGGACTGTGCACCCACCGACGAGGCCATCGAAGACGTGCTCGCGTTCGGGCCGTGA
- a CDS encoding STAS domain-containing protein, with protein sequence MADPLAIVIRTENHDGCTVLSVRGEIDLATAPALQDAVDGVLAGHPPALVLDLSEVDFLGSVGMTILVSAHEALGRSDRFAVVAEGPGTSRPLQLTKLDEIIPIFRTLSDAVAAVRVEG encoded by the coding sequence GTGGCTGATCCGCTCGCGATCGTCATCCGCACCGAGAATCACGACGGGTGCACGGTGCTGTCCGTGCGAGGCGAGATCGATCTGGCGACCGCGCCCGCCCTTCAGGATGCCGTCGACGGGGTGCTCGCCGGGCATCCGCCGGCACTGGTCCTCGACCTGTCGGAGGTGGACTTTCTCGGGTCGGTGGGCATGACGATCCTGGTCTCGGCGCACGAGGCGCTCGGGCGCTCTGACCGTTTCGCGGTGGTCGCCGAGGGGCCGGGAACCAGTCGCCCGCTTCAGCTGACGAAACTGGACGAGATCATCCCGATCTTCAGGACGCTGAGCGACGCGGTGGCGGCCGTCCGGGTCGAGGGGTGA
- a CDS encoding enoyl-CoA hydratase/isomerase family protein, which translates to MTAGITARPPDGDWLGTPYLRFDRQGPFGVVTLDRPEARNAMTPAMYFGIRYAVGLVEGDDSLAGLLITGTGDVFAPGGDLGGGDGSDNWLTFGSALSMDVTPFETLRQSAKPVVSAVNGLCQGGGLQIAMCSDMAVVSERATFRVPELYRGIADTYYSQMLARMIGPVRTRDLMFTGRTLSAEEAVDWGMVARVVPHDDLLEESREVLAACCRTAPRARGVVKSSLDNYMGLYDRIGMKASYSGDEAREGFVAFKQRRSPDWVHPDLRSDGRL; encoded by the coding sequence ATGACTGCTGGCATCACCGCGCGACCGCCCGACGGCGACTGGCTCGGCACTCCGTACCTGAGGTTTGACCGACAGGGCCCGTTCGGGGTCGTCACCCTGGACCGCCCCGAGGCGCGCAACGCGATGACGCCCGCGATGTACTTCGGCATCCGCTACGCGGTGGGCCTGGTGGAGGGTGATGACAGCCTGGCCGGCCTGCTGATCACCGGGACCGGCGATGTGTTCGCCCCAGGAGGTGACCTGGGCGGGGGCGACGGTTCGGACAACTGGCTGACGTTCGGGTCGGCGCTGTCGATGGACGTCACCCCGTTCGAGACCCTGCGCCAGTCGGCCAAGCCCGTGGTCAGCGCGGTCAACGGCCTGTGCCAGGGCGGTGGTCTGCAGATCGCGATGTGCAGCGACATGGCGGTGGTCAGCGAGCGCGCCACGTTCCGGGTTCCCGAGTTGTACCGCGGCATCGCCGACACCTACTACAGCCAGATGCTGGCCCGCATGATCGGCCCCGTCCGCACCCGGGATCTGATGTTCACGGGTCGCACGCTGTCCGCCGAGGAGGCCGTCGACTGGGGCATGGTCGCGCGCGTCGTCCCGCACGACGACCTGCTCGAGGAGTCCCGTGAGGTGCTGGCGGCGTGCTGTCGGACGGCACCGCGCGCCCGCGGCGTGGTGAAGTCCAGCCTGGACAACTACATGGGCCTGTACGACCGGATCGGCATGAAGGCCAGCTACAGCGGCGACGAGGCCCGGGAGGGCTTCGTGGCGTTCAAACAGCGCCGCTCACCCGACTGGGTTCATCCCGACCTGAGGTCGGACGGCAGGCTTTAG
- a CDS encoding vWA domain-containing protein — protein sequence MAARRTRPPQPLAPHGLPGHLVEFVEALRGQGISVGPSETVDAGQVMAALGLSNREVLREGLACAVLRRSDHRDTYDALFDLWWPAALGDRTVLDEDSDPEADGEPQGLPPEDVEAMRAMLLDLLSENEDLANMDQRLAAMVAQIVEQYGKYNSSRGPSYSSYQALKSMALDELEGKLLAGLLAPYGDAPTPTQEEIAKALAAQRISQIRKMVESETKRRTAEQLGRDHVQMYGIPQLSENVEFLRASGEQLRQMRKTVQPLARTLATRLAAKRRRHRAGQIDLRKTLRKSMSTGGVPIDVVMAKPRPARPELVVLCDVSGSVAGFSHFTLLLVSALRQQFSRVRVFAFIDTTDEVTHMFGPEADLAVAVQRITRESEVYTRDGHSDYGHAFVSFLQKYPNVLSPRSSLLVLGDGRNNYRNPEVELLTRMVNASRHAHWLNPEPRHLWGSGDSAVPRYADAITMHECRSARQLASVIDGLLPV from the coding sequence ATGGCCGCCCGACGCACCCGACCCCCGCAGCCGCTGGCGCCGCACGGACTGCCGGGACATCTCGTCGAGTTCGTCGAAGCTCTGCGCGGCCAGGGCATCTCGGTCGGCCCGTCGGAAACCGTCGACGCCGGCCAGGTGATGGCTGCTCTGGGCCTGTCCAACCGCGAAGTGCTGCGGGAGGGCTTGGCCTGTGCGGTGCTGCGCCGGTCCGACCACCGCGACACCTACGACGCGCTGTTCGACCTGTGGTGGCCGGCCGCGCTGGGCGACCGCACCGTCCTGGATGAGGACTCCGACCCCGAGGCTGACGGCGAACCGCAGGGCCTGCCGCCCGAGGATGTCGAAGCGATGCGGGCCATGCTGCTGGACCTGCTGTCGGAGAACGAAGACCTGGCCAACATGGACCAGCGTCTGGCGGCCATGGTCGCCCAGATCGTCGAGCAGTACGGCAAGTACAACTCCAGTCGCGGCCCGTCGTACTCGTCCTATCAGGCGCTCAAGTCGATGGCGTTGGACGAACTGGAGGGCAAGCTGCTCGCCGGGCTGTTGGCGCCCTACGGTGACGCGCCCACGCCGACTCAGGAGGAGATCGCCAAGGCGCTTGCCGCGCAGCGCATCTCGCAGATCCGCAAGATGGTCGAGTCCGAGACCAAGCGGCGCACCGCCGAGCAGTTGGGCCGCGACCACGTGCAGATGTACGGCATCCCGCAGCTGAGCGAGAACGTCGAGTTCCTGCGGGCCTCAGGTGAGCAGCTGCGTCAGATGCGCAAGACCGTGCAACCGCTGGCGCGCACGCTGGCGACTCGCCTGGCCGCCAAGCGGCGCCGGCACCGCGCCGGGCAGATCGACCTGCGCAAGACGCTGCGCAAGTCGATGTCGACCGGCGGCGTGCCCATCGACGTCGTGATGGCCAAGCCGCGGCCCGCGCGTCCCGAACTCGTGGTGCTGTGCGACGTGTCGGGTTCGGTGGCCGGCTTCAGCCACTTCACGCTGCTGCTCGTCAGTGCGCTGCGCCAACAGTTCTCGCGTGTCCGGGTGTTCGCGTTCATCGACACCACCGACGAGGTCACCCACATGTTCGGCCCGGAAGCCGACCTGGCGGTCGCGGTGCAGCGCATCACGCGTGAGTCCGAGGTCTACACCCGCGACGGGCACAGCGACTACGGGCATGCCTTCGTGTCGTTCCTGCAGAAGTACCCGAATGTGTTGTCGCCGCGCAGTTCTCTGCTGGTGCTCGGCGACGGTCGCAACAACTACCGCAATCCCGAAGTCGAACTGCTGACCCGGATGGTCAACGCCAGCAGGCATGCGCACTGGCTCAACCCGGAGCCCCGCCACCTGTGGGGCAGCGGGGACTCCGCGGTTCCGCGGTACGCCGACGCGATCACCATGCACGAGTGTCGGTCTGCCCGGCAGTTGGCGTCGGTGATCGACGGCCTGCTGCCGGTCTAG